A genomic segment from Aegilops tauschii subsp. strangulata cultivar AL8/78 chromosome 1, Aet v6.0, whole genome shotgun sequence encodes:
- the LOC109785072 gene encoding zinc finger CCCH domain-containing protein 33 — protein sequence MCSGPRKPSTPPPVAAAPKDPAAVASLLLELAAADDVVEFRRVVEEEKACLDAAGSWYGPSAVGLGRLAAESRTPAMVAALYGSTAVLAHALSVAPGEACRASGTDGATALHMAAAGGAANAVAATHLLLAAGASTEALSVSGLRAGDLLPRAAGVAEKPLRLLLKSPAVSPSSSPKKSASPPAAMVAAQEPRKEYPPDLTLPDLKSGLFSTDEFRMYSFKVKPCSRAYSHDWTECPFVHPGENARRRDPRRYSYSCVPCPEFRKGGSCRKGDGCEYAHGVFECWLHPAQYRTRLCKDEVGCARRICFFAHRRDELRSVNPSAVSVGMMQPVSPRSSPPNGMDMGMLNPAGWPSSPVSRLKTARELDFDLEMLALDQYQQKLFDKVSNSAHSPRASWGAPNSGLGSPHAAGSPARNMPDYTDLLGSIDPAMLSQLHALSLKQAGDMSPYSSMPDTQLHMPTSPMVGANNSFGLDHSMAKAIMTSRASAFAKRSQSFIDRGARAPAARSLMSPATTIGEPSMLTDWGSPSGGGNLDWGSPGGKLDWGVQGDELHKFRKSASFGFRGQSAMPAAAPATPAEPDVSWVNSLVKDGHTGDHFPQWLEQEQMVA from the coding sequence ATGTGCTCCGGCCCGCGCAAGCCGTCGACCCCgccgccggtggcggcggcgcccaAGGATCCGGCGGCCGTGGCCTCGCTCCTCCTGGAGCTggcggcggcggacgacgtgGTGGAGTTCAGGCGGGTCGTGGAGGAGGAGAAGGCGTGCCTTGATGCCGCGGGATCGTGGTATGGGCCGTCGGCTGTCGGCCTTGGCCGGCTGGCCGCGGAGAGCCGGACGCCGGCCATGGTCGCTGCGCTCTACGGCAGCACGGCCGTGCTGGCGCACGCGCTGTCCGTCGCGCCGGGCGAGGCCTGCCGCGCGTCCGGCACGGACGGCGCCACCGCGCTGCATATGGCTGCGGCCGGCGGCGCGGCCAACGCCGTCGCGGCCACGCACCTGCTGCTCGCCGCGGGGGCCTCCACGGAGGCGCTCTCCGTGTCCGGGCTCCGCGCCGGGGACCTGCTCCCGCGCGCCGCCGGCGTGGCCGAGAAGCCTCTCCGCCTGCTGCTCAAGTCCCCCGCCGTGTCGCCCTCCTCGTCGCCCAAGAAGTCCGCCTCGCCGCCTGCGGCGATGGTCGCCGCGCAGGAGCCCAGGAAGGAGTACCCGCCGGACCTGACGCTGCCGGACCTCAAGAGCGGGCTCTTCAGCACCGACGAGTTCCGCATGTACAGCTTCAAGGTGAAGCCCTGCTCCCGCGCCTACTCCCACGACTGGACCGAGTGCCCCTTCGTGCACCCCGGCGAGAACGCGCGCCGCCGCGACCCGCGCCGCTACTCCTACAGCTGCGTGCCCTGCCCGGAGTTCCGCAAGGGCGGGTCGTGCCGCAAGGGCGACGGCTGCGAGTacgcgcacggcgtcttcgagtGCTGGCTCCACCCGGCGCAGTACCGGACGCGCCTCTGCAAGGACGAGGTCGGCTGCGCGCGACGCATCTGCTTCTTCGCCCACAGGCGCGACGAGCTCCGCTCCGTCAACCCCTCCGCCGTCTCCGTGGGCATGATGCAGCCCGTGTCCCCGCGCTCCTCGCCCCCCAACGGGATGGACATGGGGATGCTCAACCCCGCGGGGTGGCCGTCGTCGCCGGTCAGCCGGCTCAAGACGGCGCGGGAGCTCGACTTCGACCTGGAGATGCTCGCGCTGGACCAGTACCAGCAGAAGCTGTTCGACAAGGTGTCCAACAGCGCGCACTCGCCGAGGGCGAGCTGGGGCGCGCCCAACAGCGGCCTCGGCTCGCCGCACGCCGCCGGGTCACCCGCAAGAAACATGCCGGACTACACCGACCTGCTCGGCTCCATTGACCCGGCCATGCTCTCCCAGCTCCACGCGCTGTCGCTGAAGCAGGCGGGCGACATGTCGCCGTACAGCTCCATGCCGGACACGCAGCTGCACATGCCGACCTCGCCGATGGTGGGCGCGAACAACTCGTTCGGCCTCGACCACTCCATGGCCAAGGCCATCATGACCTCCCGCGCCTCCGCGTTCGCCAAGCGTAGCCAGAGCTTCATCGACCGCGGCGCGCGCGCCCCGGCCGCACGCTCCCTCATGTCGCCGGCCACCACGATCGGCGAGCCATCCATGCTCACCGACTGGGGCTCCCCCAGCGGCGGCGGCAACCTCGACTGGGGCTCACCCGGCGGCAAGCTGGACTGGGGCGTCCAGGGAGACGAGCTGCACAAGTTCCGCAAGTCGGCGTCCTTCGGGTTCCGCGGGCAGTCCGCCATGCCGGCGGCCGCCCCGGCCACCCCGGCCGAACCCGACGTCTCATGGGTGAACTCTCTTGTCAAGGATGGCCACACAGGCGACCATTTTCCGCAGTGGCTGGAGCAGGAGCAGATGGTGGCCTGA